A window from Schistosoma haematobium chromosome 3, whole genome shotgun sequence encodes these proteins:
- the PWWP2B_1 gene encoding PWWP domain containing 2B, variant 2 (EggNog:ENOG410VD68~COG:S) — protein sequence MESALRVFLKSLEILVLCLSDKFLAHVIFATEVIALLLHWQSPNSVKFFMKPLQLSNENLSEFVQSNTLESDSGDCFGVNVYEFQEGEDLYGPRARGYQKPKHMWMAKDQALTNNKSNSPTPATTLDFGSDCCTTQNGCTSVPSGNLRCPSPNNMTYTMGSPSTSGSIQGLSTALSSCTNTSNSLCSHTSPVIGLNMAEVTSTFESPTFIEGKNEKSALLTCEINSVIKKSKSSVKLTTKKRTTGKYSLKKFESSSNTNSSVPDTSKVQSSNNKQSYSHRHRQPRSRNNRKSKRNSVSESSLTSFYPTQTPDLSTDNHLSLSPSLTMTEQISQESPIQAPMYSKGLTSSSFVSGGLKIRLRRDSAIDFNIGKGKRAKSKTAPATFRIVESWCDADAPGGDFTRRARAVISNSTSPTFSLVSGGLRVGDIVWAKLAGYPYWPSQVNAIWARTAHQLSQATLLPTSQSLDGNASSLAVLATPSDPSLAAGYTARVDWLAWDQCSYLSCAKLYPFKESFDKLYNPRTRVKGYAEAVRLAKQIVNGTYIPNENLDSQLSCMSPQNKSHSSLSGQISAPPSTDSQWSSMTTLSSSLEIPTTGTSNQTSRELMDKHTILLPSELPPDPYISSQLSPSPHSVTNLYSGEGLVRTSDAFSSTSNNSCLLIGDKSLELPELDNMALWAPLPQLDVSGLGVFHVPTFSEDEEELDQSIVNQLHLDFGSCLQ from the exons ATGGAGTCAGCACTTCGTGTATTTCTGAAGTCATTAGAAATCTTAGTACTTTGTTTGTCTGA TAAATTTTTGGCTCATGTAATTTTTGCTACGGAAGTGATTGCTTTATTACTTCATTGGCAGTCACCCAACA gCGTTAAATTTTTCATGAAACCGCTACAACTGTCCAATGAAAATTTATCTGAATTTGTGCAGTCAAATACGTTGGAGTCTGATTCAGGAGATTGTTTTGGTGTAAATGTTTACGAGTTTCAAGAAGGAGAAGATCTTTATGGTCCCCGTGCACGTGGTTATCAAAAACCTAAACATATGTGGATGGCCAAAGACCAAGCCCTAACGAATAATAAGTCAAACAGTCCAACTCCAGCGACAACTCTAGATTTTGGAAGTGATTGTTGCACCACTCAGAATGGTTGCACTTCTGTTCCTTCTGGTAATTTGAGATGTCCGTCACCAAATAATATGACGTACACCATGGGTTCCCCATCAACATCTGGTAGTATCCAGGGCCTTTCAACAGCTCTATCGTCTTGTACCAACACAAGCAATAGTTTATGTAGTCATACCTCTCCAGTTATCGGTTTAAATATGGCTGAAGTCACTAGCACATTTGAGAGCCCTACTTTCATTGAAggaaaaaatgaaaaaagtGCACTGCTCACTTGTGAAATAAACTCTGTGATTAAAAAATCTAAATCCAGTGTCAAACTAACTACCAAAAAACGAACTACCGGAAAATATTCCCTAAAGAAATTTGAATCTAGCAGTAATACTAATTCATCTGTACCTGATACCAGTAAAGTTCAATCATCAAATAATAAACAGTCTTATTCTCACAGGCATCGACAACCTCGTTCTCGCAACAATCGAAAGTCTAAACGAAATTCTGTAAGTGAATCATCGTTGACTTCGTTTTATCCAACCCAAACTCCTGATTTGTCAACAGATAACCACCTGTCTTTATCACCCAGTTTGACTATGACGGAACAGATAAGCCAAGAATCTCCTATACAAGCACCTATGTATTCCAAAGGTTTAACTTCATCGTCTTTCGTTTCTGGCGGACTGAAAATTCGGCTTCGTCGGGACTCAGCTATAGATTTCAATATTGGGAAAGGTAAACGAGCTAAAAGTAAAACGGCTCCTGCAACATTTCGTATTGTAGAGTCGTGGTGTGATGCAGATGCTCCAGGAGGAGACTTTACCAGAAGGGCCAGGGCAGTTATCAGTAATTCTACTTCCCCTACATTTAGTCTGGTCTCAGGGGGATTACGTGTTGGTGATATAGTATGGGCTAAACTTGCTGGCTATCCGTATTGGCCATCCCAGGTTAACGCTATCTGGGCTCGCACTGCCCATCAGCTTTCTCAAGCCACTCTACTTCCAACTTCACAGTCATTGGACGGCAATGCGTCGTCTTTGGCTGTTCTTGCGACTCCTTCAGATCCAAGTTTGGCGGCTGGATATACTGCTCGCGTTGACTGGCTTGCTTGGGATCAGTGTTCTTATTTAAGCTGTGCTAAGTTGTACCCTTTTAAAGAGTCTTTCGACAAACTTTATAATCCACGTACCCGGGTAAAAGGATACGCAGAAGCTGTGCGCCTTGCGAAGCAAATTGTGAATGGGACCTATATTCCCAATGAAAATTTGGATTCTCAGTTGTCGTGTATGTCTCCACAAAATAAATCTCATTCATCATTGTCTGGTCAGATTTCGGCGCCACCTAGTACTGATAGCCAGTGGTCATCTATGACAACTCTTTCATCTTCCCTAGAAATTCCGACTACAGGTACTAGTAATCAAACTTCTCGTGAATTAATGGACAAACACACCATACTATTGCCATCTGAATTACCACCAGATCCCTATATATCATCACAATTAAGTCCATCTCCCCATTCAGTCACGAACCTCTACTCTGGTGAGGGATTAGTGAGAACTTCAGACGCATTTTCATCTACATCTAATAACTCATGCCTTCTAATTGGTGATAAAAGCCTGGAACTGCCTGAATTGGACAATATGGCGTTGTGGGCTCCTCTTCCCCAATTAGATGTTTCAGGTCTTGGTGTTTTCCATGTTCCGACCTTTTCAGAAGATGAGGAAGAATTGGATCAATCCATTGTGAACCAGCTGCACTTAGATTTCGGTTCATGTCTGCAATAA
- the PWWP2B_1 gene encoding PWWP domain containing 2B (EggNog:ENOG410VD68~COG:S) has protein sequence MKPLQLSNENLSEFVQSNTLESDSGDCFGVNVYEFQEGEDLYGPRARGYQKPKHMWMAKDQALTNNKSNSPTPATTLDFGSDCCTTQNGCTSVPSGNLRCPSPNNMTYTMGSPSTSGSIQGLSTALSSCTNTSNSLCSHTSPVIGLNMAEVTSTFESPTFIEGKNEKSALLTCEINSVIKKSKSSVKLTTKKRTTGKYSLKKFESSSNTNSSVPDTSKVQSSNNKQSYSHRHRQPRSRNNRKSKRNSVSESSLTSFYPTQTPDLSTDNHLSLSPSLTMTEQISQESPIQAPMYSKGLTSSSFVSGGLKIRLRRDSAIDFNIGKGKRAKSKTAPATFRIVESWCDADAPGGDFTRRARAVISNSTSPTFSLVSGGLRVGDIVWAKLAGYPYWPSQVNAIWARTAHQLSQATLLPTSQSLDGNASSLAVLATPSDPSLAAGYTARVDWLAWDQCSYLSCAKLYPFKESFDKLYNPRTRVKGYAEAVRLAKQIVNGTYIPNENLDSQLSCMSPQNKSHSSLSGQISAPPSTDSQWSSMTTLSSSLEIPTTGTSNQTSRELMDKHTILLPSELPPDPYISSQLSPSPHSVTNLYSGEGLVRTSDAFSSTSNNSCLLIGDKSLELPELDNMALWAPLPQLDVSGLGVFHVPTFSEDEEELDQSIVNQLHLDFGSCLQ, from the coding sequence ATGAAACCGCTACAACTGTCCAATGAAAATTTATCTGAATTTGTGCAGTCAAATACGTTGGAGTCTGATTCAGGAGATTGTTTTGGTGTAAATGTTTACGAGTTTCAAGAAGGAGAAGATCTTTATGGTCCCCGTGCACGTGGTTATCAAAAACCTAAACATATGTGGATGGCCAAAGACCAAGCCCTAACGAATAATAAGTCAAACAGTCCAACTCCAGCGACAACTCTAGATTTTGGAAGTGATTGTTGCACCACTCAGAATGGTTGCACTTCTGTTCCTTCTGGTAATTTGAGATGTCCGTCACCAAATAATATGACGTACACCATGGGTTCCCCATCAACATCTGGTAGTATCCAGGGCCTTTCAACAGCTCTATCGTCTTGTACCAACACAAGCAATAGTTTATGTAGTCATACCTCTCCAGTTATCGGTTTAAATATGGCTGAAGTCACTAGCACATTTGAGAGCCCTACTTTCATTGAAggaaaaaatgaaaaaagtGCACTGCTCACTTGTGAAATAAACTCTGTGATTAAAAAATCTAAATCCAGTGTCAAACTAACTACCAAAAAACGAACTACCGGAAAATATTCCCTAAAGAAATTTGAATCTAGCAGTAATACTAATTCATCTGTACCTGATACCAGTAAAGTTCAATCATCAAATAATAAACAGTCTTATTCTCACAGGCATCGACAACCTCGTTCTCGCAACAATCGAAAGTCTAAACGAAATTCTGTAAGTGAATCATCGTTGACTTCGTTTTATCCAACCCAAACTCCTGATTTGTCAACAGATAACCACCTGTCTTTATCACCCAGTTTGACTATGACGGAACAGATAAGCCAAGAATCTCCTATACAAGCACCTATGTATTCCAAAGGTTTAACTTCATCGTCTTTCGTTTCTGGCGGACTGAAAATTCGGCTTCGTCGGGACTCAGCTATAGATTTCAATATTGGGAAAGGTAAACGAGCTAAAAGTAAAACGGCTCCTGCAACATTTCGTATTGTAGAGTCGTGGTGTGATGCAGATGCTCCAGGAGGAGACTTTACCAGAAGGGCCAGGGCAGTTATCAGTAATTCTACTTCCCCTACATTTAGTCTGGTCTCAGGGGGATTACGTGTTGGTGATATAGTATGGGCTAAACTTGCTGGCTATCCGTATTGGCCATCCCAGGTTAACGCTATCTGGGCTCGCACTGCCCATCAGCTTTCTCAAGCCACTCTACTTCCAACTTCACAGTCATTGGACGGCAATGCGTCGTCTTTGGCTGTTCTTGCGACTCCTTCAGATCCAAGTTTGGCGGCTGGATATACTGCTCGCGTTGACTGGCTTGCTTGGGATCAGTGTTCTTATTTAAGCTGTGCTAAGTTGTACCCTTTTAAAGAGTCTTTCGACAAACTTTATAATCCACGTACCCGGGTAAAAGGATACGCAGAAGCTGTGCGCCTTGCGAAGCAAATTGTGAATGGGACCTATATTCCCAATGAAAATTTGGATTCTCAGTTGTCGTGTATGTCTCCACAAAATAAATCTCATTCATCATTGTCTGGTCAGATTTCGGCGCCACCTAGTACTGATAGCCAGTGGTCATCTATGACAACTCTTTCATCTTCCCTAGAAATTCCGACTACAGGTACTAGTAATCAAACTTCTCGTGAATTAATGGACAAACACACCATACTATTGCCATCTGAATTACCACCAGATCCCTATATATCATCACAATTAAGTCCATCTCCCCATTCAGTCACGAACCTCTACTCTGGTGAGGGATTAGTGAGAACTTCAGACGCATTTTCATCTACATCTAATAACTCATGCCTTCTAATTGGTGATAAAAGCCTGGAACTGCCTGAATTGGACAATATGGCGTTGTGGGCTCCTCTTCCCCAATTAGATGTTTCAGGTCTTGGTGTTTTCCATGTTCCGACCTTTTCAGAAGATGAGGAAGAATTGGATCAATCCATTGTGAACCAGCTGCACTTAGATTTCGGTTCATGTCTGCAATAA
- a CDS encoding hypothetical protein (EggNog:ENOG410UG8G~COG:A): protein MYHPKTPDTRKTYEYILHCIQEALGDQSREILCGAADEVIATSKNVHLKDKEKRKETESLLGPLVDERYNIIVNLCKKITDWKEEEPGSAAVANSNDSIDQTYGVNVQFEESDQEDEEDAFGEVKEEDDEDEPDGEEAVVEMTLQSRKNESVITAHQNAENLHPRDIDAFWLQRNLAKHCKDPILAQAKARECLEILQSASDDRDLENRLVRALGYEQFDFVKILRKHRLMVLHCILLAQAQTVQERSQMEAKMRSDPTLAKVLHELRETENSADLVAEERQRKNVQRVVRVQADMEHENMNDEGFHLSEDGAIGVANIVDLEGLAFSQGGHLMANKRCQLPDGSFRKQKKGYEEVHVPPLRQKPLEPGETLIKIEKLPAYAQAAFEGCKTLNLIQSRLYHAAMETDENLLLCAPTGAGKTNVALLCIMHELGKFINPDGTINKDEFKLIYIAPMRSLVQEVVGNFNKLLSSYGIKVDELTGDHQLSREQIYETQVIVCTPEKWDVITRRGGDERAYIQLVRLIIFDEIHLLHDDRGPILEAIVARTLRAVENTSGLAVSNDIGGGGGVRLVGLSATLPNYEDVATFLRVDCSKGLFHFDNSYRPVPLEQQYIGITEKKAVKRYQIMNDIVYDKVMEHAGRNQILIFVHSRKETGKTARTLRDSCLEKDTLGIFMKEKNASAVVLRQEAEQVKNPELKDLLPYGFGIHHAGMSRVDRTLVEDLFADRHIQVLVSTATLAWGVNLPAHTVLIKGTQIYSPEKGRWTELGALDVMQMLGRAGRPQYDTKGEGILITNHTELQYYLSLMNQQLPIESQLVSRLADLLNAEIVLGTVTTIREAVTWLGYTYLYIRMLRNPTLYGVPQGSEKDDPWLEQYRRDLVHTAAIELERSQLIRYDRRSGCLQSTELGRIASHYYLTHTTVLSYNKLLRPGLGEIELFRVFAASSEFKHMTVRQEERFELAKLLERVPIPIKESPEEPSAKINCLLQAYISGLKLEGFSLMSDMVYITQSAGRLVRAIFEIVLHRGWAELADNALTLAKMIERRMWESMCPLRQFKKLPDEVIRKLEKKSIPFDRLYDMNHHELGELVRLPKLGRPLHKYLHQLPRLEMSVHVQPITRSALRVELTLTPDFIWDEKVHSTNQAFWIFVEDVDGNSVLHHEFFVLKQRYGTEEHVLRFVLPIFDPLPPHYYITAVSDRWIGGEVTLPVSFRHLILPEKTIPPTELLDLQPLPVTALRNKDFEALYTDRVKVFNPIQTQVFNSLYNSDENVLIAAPTGSGKTVCAELAIFRLITTHNSSSTNPSDSSGTTANFRCIYVLPPHEEQVEQRYIDWASRFGEKLGKRVVRLTGETSVDLKLLARGNIIVTTPEHWDVLSRRWKQRKNVQNVNLFIADNLHLVGSEGGSVLEVVCSRMRYISSQVDNPIRIIGLSHSLTNGRDIASWLGCTSGATYNFPPATRPIPLELTIMPFNIPHQASRLLAMTKPVYQLITRLAFTPSPAGSSQHSQRKPTLVYVPTRRQTQRAALDLITMFAVSNATSKFQTISSHLEEALSRAADQLADRALAEVIRHGGGVAYLHEAISKPDRRLIEVLFAAGALHTLVVSRALVWAAASPNPLTAYLVIVMDTQDYNGKIHAYEDYPIVDLIEMLGHANRPNIDSEAKAVVLCQTGKKEFLKKFLHDPLPVESHLDHALHDHFNAEIVTKTIENKQDAVDYLTWTFLYQRMTQNPNYYNLQGVTHRHLSDHLSELVETTLNDLETSKCISIEDGIDLAPLNLGMISAYYYIQYNTIELFSLSLTAKMKIRGLLDVISNAAEFDILLPVRHHEDILLRQLSVKVPQKLAPKAKFSSPHVKANLLLQAHLSRLQLPNEMQTDTDRLLSCTIRLIQACVDVLSSNSWLGPALAAMELSQMCTQAVWHKDSYLRQIPHFTAERINQCKENKVETVFDLIELEDEERNQLLDGLTQVQMADVARFCNRYPNIEITYEITTNNGNNALKTPIRTGETLTVQVSLEREEDNVGPVIAPFFSQPREEGWWLVVGEVKTNSLVAIKRLFVSQSMKVRLDLNAPNHSGRHEFTLFFMSDAYMGCDQEYKFQIEVREGGGGGTGGRSHND, encoded by the exons GATCCGATACTTGCTCAGGCGAAAGCTCGCGAATGTCTGGAAATTCTCCAGTCAGCTTCTGATGATAGGGATCTAGAAAACCGTTTAGTTCGTGCCCTCGGTTATGAGCAGTTCGACTTTGTCAAAATTTTACGCAAACATAGACTTATGGTTTTGCATTGTATTTTATTGGCACAAGCACAAACAGTTCAGGAACGTAGTCAAATGGAGGCAAAAATGCGTAGCGATCCTACATTAGCCAAAGTATTGCATGAATTAAGAGAAACAGAAAATTCTGCAGATTTAGTTGCTGAAGAACGTCAAAGAAAAAATGTTCAGCGTGTCGTCCGTGTTCAG GCTGATATGGAGCATGAAAATATGAACGATGAAGGTTTTCACTTGTCTGAAGACGGTGCTATCGGTGTTGCAAATATCGTTGACTTAGAGGGTCTAGCTTTTTCGCAAGGAGGACATTTAATGGCAAACAAAAGATGTCAGTTACCCGATGGTTCATTTCGAAAGCAGAAAAAGGGTTACGAAGAAGTACATGTACCACCTTTACGCCAAAAACCATTAGAACCAGGTGAAACTCtaataaaaattgaaaaacTACCTGCGTATGCACAAGCTGCCTTTGAAGGTTGCAAAACTCTCAACTTAATTCAAAGTCGATTATACCATGCTGCTATGGAAACGGATGAAAATTTGCTGCTATGTGCCCCTACT GGTGCCGGTAAAACAAATGTAGCTTTATTGTGTATTATGCATGAACTTGGCAAATTTATTAATCCTGATGGTACCATAAATAAAGATGAATTCAAACTTATTTACATTGCACCTATGCGATCTTTGGTACAAGAAGTTGTTGGTAATTTTAATAAA TTGTTAAGCAGTTATGGTATTAAGGTTGATGAACTTACTGGTGATCACCAACTTAGTCGTGAACAAATTTATGAAACACAAGTTATCGTATGCACACCAGAAAAATGGGATGTAATCACACGTCGTGGTGGGGATGAGCGAGCTTACATACAGTTGGTTAGATTAATCATTTTTGACGAAATTCATCTACTACACGATGATCGTGGTCCAATACTGGAAGCTATTGTTGCACGAACTTTACGTGCTGTAGAGAACACATCCGGCCTAGCCGTTTCTAATGATATTGGCGGTGGAGGTGGTGTTCGTCTTGTTGGTTTGAGTGCTACACTACCAAATTATGAAGATGTAGCGACGTTTCTACGAGTTGATTGTTCGAAAggattatttcattttgataacAG TTATCGTCCTGTACCATTAGAGCAACAATATATTGGAATTACTGAGAAAAAAGCTGTAAAACGTTatcaaataatgaatgatattgTTTATGATAAAGTAATGGAACATGCTGGACGTAATcaaattttaatatttgttcATAGTCGTAAAGAAACTGGAAAAACAGCACGTACATTAAGAGATTCATGTTTAGAAAAAGATACTTTAGGTATATTTATGAAAGAGAAAAATGCATCGGCTGTTGTTCTACGTCAAGAAGCCGAACAa GTCAAAAATCCTGAACTTAAAGATTTACTTCCTTACGGATTTGGTATACATCATGCTGGTATGAGCCGTGTTGATCGTACTTTAGTTGAAGATTTATTCGCTGATCGACATATTCAAGTTTTAGTCTCTACTGCTACATTAGCTTGGGGTGTTAATCTACCAGCTCATACGGTGTTGATTAAAGGAACTCAG ATTTATAGTCCAGAAAAAGGACGTTGGACGGAATTAGGTGCTTTGGATGTTATGCAAATGCTTGGTCGTGCTGGTCGCCCTCAATATGATACGAAAGGTGAAGGTATACTGATTACAAATCATACAGAGTTACAATACTATTTAAGTTTAATGAATCAACAACTTCCAATTGAAAGTCAGCTGGTCTCACGTTTGGCTGATTTACTTAATGCAGAAATAGTTTTAGGTACTGTAACAACTATTCGTGAAGCCGTAACTTGGTTGGGCTACACTTATCTATACATTCGTATGCTTCGAAACCCTACGTTATATGGTGTACCACAAGGTAGTGAAAAGGATGACCCTTGGCTTGAACAATATCGTCGAGATTTAGTGCATACAGCAGCAATAGAATTAGAACGTTCACAGTTAATTCGTTATGATAGACGTTCAGGATGTTTGCAGTCAACTGAACTTGGTCGAATCGCATCACATTACTACTTAACTCATACAACTGTACTTTCATATAATAAATTGCTTCGTCCGGGTTTGGGTGAAATCGAATTATTCCGTGTGTTTGCTGCTAGTTCTGAATTCAAACATATGACTGTTCGACAGGAAGAACGATTTGAATTAGCAAAACTTCTTGAACGTGTTCCGATTCCAATCAAAGAATCTCCCGAAGAACCTTCAGCTAAAATCAACTGTTTATTACAAGCATATATTTCTGGATTGAAATTAGAAGGATTCTCTTTAATGTCTGACATGGTTTATATTACTCAGTCAGCTGGTCGACTTGTACGGGCAATCTTTGAAATTGTTCTTCATCGAGGTTGGGCTGAATTAGCAGATAATGCACTCACATTGGCTAAAATGATTGAACGTCGTATGTGGGAATCAATGTGTCCTTTGCGTCAGTTTAAAAAGTTACCAGATGAAGTTATTCGTAAATTAGAGAAGAAATCAATACCATTTGATCGTTTATATGATATGAATCATCATGAATTAGGTGAGTTGGTACGGTTACCTAAATTAGGTAGACCTCTACATAAATACCTACATCAATTACCTCGTCTAGAAATGAGTGTACATGTTCAACCAATTACAAGATCAGCTTTACGTGTTGAGCTAACTTTAACACCTGATTTTATTTGGGATGAAAAAGTACACTCAACAAATCAAGCGTTTTGGATATTTGTTGAAGATGTTGATGGAAACAGTGTATTACATCATGAATTCTTTGTATTAAAACAACGTTATGGAACAGAAGAGCATGTTTTACGATTTGTTTTACCAATATTCGATCCATTGCCACCACATTATTATATAACCGCTGTATCTGATCGTTGGATTGGTGGTGAGGTAACTTTACCAGTATCATTTAGACATTTAATATTACCAGAAAAAACAATACCACCTACTGAATTATTGGATCTACAACCACTTCCAGTGACCGCATTAAGAAACAAAGATTTTGAAGCATTATACACAGATCGTGTCAAAGTATTCAATCCTATACAAACACAG GTTTTCAATTCCCTATATAATTCAGATGAAAATGTCTTAATAGCAGCTCCAACTGGAAGTGGAAAGACAGTTTGTGCTGAATTAGCAATATTTCGTTTAATAACTACACATAATAGTAGTTCAACGAATCCGTCAGATTCTTCAGGTACAACTGCCAATTTTCGGTGTATTTACGTTTTACCACCACATGAAGAACAAGTGGAACAACGTTATATTGATTGGGCAAGTCGATTTGGTGAGAAGTTGGGTAAACGTGTCGTTCGATTAACTGGAGAAACCTCTGTGGACTTAAAATTATTAGCTCGTGGGAAT atCATAGTAACTACACCAGAACACTGGGATGTGCTATCCAGAAGATGGAAACAACGTAAAAATGTACAAAATGTCAATTTATTTATTGCAGACAATTTACATTTAGTTGGTTCTGAAGGCGGCTCAGTGTTAGAAGTGGTGTGTTCAAGAATGCGTTACATCAGTAGTCAAGTGGATAATCCAATTCGTATAATTGGCTTGTCTCATAGTCTTACCAATGGTCGTGATATTGCTAGTTGGCTTGGTTGTACTTCTGGAGCAACTTACAATTTCCCACCTGCTACTAGACCTATTCCTTTAGAATTGACTATTATGCCGTTCAATATTCCACACCAGGCGTCTCGTTTGTTAGCGATGACTAAACCTGTTTATCAACTAATAACACGACTAGCATTTACCCCAAGTCCTGCGGGTAGCTCACAGCATTCTCAGCGTAAACCAACTTTAGTTTATGTGCCTACCAGACGTCAAACACAAAGAGCTGCTCTCGATTTGATAACCATGTTCGCTGTCAGCAATGCAACATCTAAATTTCAAACTATCTCAAGTCACTTGGAAGAAGCTTTGTCTCGTGCTGCTGATCAGTTAGCAGATAGAGCATTAGCTGAAGTTATTCGTCATGGTGGCGGTGTAGCTTACTTGCATGAAGCTATCTCAAAACCAGATCGTAGATTAATTGAAGTGTTATTCGCTGCCGGTGCATTACATACCTTGGTTGTATCACGTGCGCTTGTTTGGGCTGCAGCCTCACCAAATCCATTGACAGCTTATCTTGTAATTGTAATGGATACACAAGATTATAATGGAAAGATTCATGCTTATGAAGATTATCCAATAGTTGATTTGATTGAGATGTTAGGACATGCTAATCGTCCGAATATCGATAGTGAAGCTAAAGCTGTTGTACTATGTCAAACTGGAAAGAAAGAATTCTTGAAAAAATTCCTTCATGATCCATTACCAGTGGAATCACATCTAGATCATGCTCTACATGATCATTTCAACGCTGAAATAGTCAccaaaactattgaaaataaacaaGATGCTGTGGACTATTTAACATGGACTTTTCTCTATCAACGTATGACACAAAATCcaaattactataatttacag ggTGTGACACATCGACATTTAAGTGATCACCTAAGTGAATTAGTCGAGACCACATTGAATGATCTGGAGACATCCAAATGTATTTCTATAGAAGATGGTATTGATTTGGCTCCATTAAATCTGGGCATGATATCGGCGTACTATTATATTCAGTACAACACAATAG AATTATTCAGTTTATCATTAACAGCTAAAATGAAAATTCGTGGTTTATTAGATGTGATTAGTAATGCAGCTGAATTTGATATATTATTACCTGTACGACATCATGAAGATATATTATTACGTCAATTAAGTGTAAAAGTACCACAGAAATTAGCACCAAAAGCTAAATTTTCTAGTCCACATGTTAAAGCAAATTTATTATTACAAGCACATTTATCACGTTTACAATTACCAAATGAAATGCAAACAGATACTGATCGTTTATTAAGTTGTACTATACGTTTAATTCAA gcTTGTGTGGATGTATTATCCAGTAATAGTTGGTTAGGTCCTGCTTTAGCAGCTATGGAACTATCACAAATGTGTACACAAGCTGTATGGCATAAAGATTCTTATTTACGTCAAATACCACATTTTACAGCTGAACGTATTAATCAATGTAAAGAAAATAAAGTTGAAACtgtatttgatttaattgaattaGAAGATGAAGAACGTAATCAATTATTAGATGGATTAACACAAGTTCAAATGGCTGATGTAGCTAGATTTTGTAATCGTTATccaaatattgaaattacttaTGAAATTACCACAAATAATGGAAATAATGCATTAAAAACACCTATACGAAC TGGCGAAACATTAACTGTTCAAGTATCGTTAGAACGTGAAGAAGATAATGTGGGTCCAGTTATAGCACCGTTTTTCTCTCAG CCCCGTGAAGAAGGTTGGTGGTTGGTAGTTGGAGAAGTAAAAACAAATTCATTAGTTGCAATCAAGCGCCTATTTGTTTCACAATCAATGAAAGTTCGCTTAGATTTGAATGCACCAAACCATTCAGGTCGTCATGAATTCACTTTGTTTTTTATGTCAGATGCGTATATGGGTTGTGATCAAGAGTATAAATTTCAAATTGAAGTACGTGAAGGAGGAGGTGGAGGGACAGGTGGACGAAGCCATAATGACTAA